Proteins from a genomic interval of bacterium:
- a CDS encoding HAMP domain-containing sensor histidine kinase: MSWLEGGAAARNLGFFSRIWHRTGSRARRLRLRTRIILALVLTTLLLSALLSVTVFALTRQNLLNGRENDALATVGFNASVVNRRLSPDIESEALQNLVSTLATPEGSRPVLRVGSDWFQPSFEFEQGDIDERLRRTVEGGTPARMRYRVRDKPFLVIGIPIPGHNASYYEATPLDEIEDTLGSLGLILASAGGGVTLASAGVGFWASRRLLRPLVDIGEAAQSIARGDLSTRLEAGAARELVALTDSFNEMVGALQDRIARDERFASEVSHELRSPLMTLTASLEVMNTRRAELPERARTALDLLTEDVDRFEHLVEDLLEISRFDVGTAELDLDAFNLLEFVENAVSATSQVEIPIVCDLVTARTRVRADKRRLMQVIDNLLSNAQKYAGGATRITLGHQMREVVIAVDDSGPGVADDEKEHIFDRFSRGRQTVERGTTTGVGLGLALVAEHVRLHEGRVWCEDRPDGQPGTRFVVQLPIAVP; encoded by the coding sequence ATGTCCTGGCTCGAAGGGGGTGCCGCGGCCCGCAATCTGGGGTTTTTCTCCCGCATCTGGCACCGGACGGGCTCGCGGGCTCGCCGGCTGCGGCTCCGCACTCGCATCATCCTGGCTCTGGTGCTGACCACCCTGCTGCTGTCGGCGCTGCTCAGCGTGACGGTGTTCGCGCTGACCCGCCAGAACCTGCTCAACGGACGAGAGAATGACGCCCTGGCCACGGTGGGCTTCAACGCCTCGGTGGTGAACCGCCGCCTCAGCCCCGACATCGAGTCCGAGGCCCTCCAGAACCTGGTCAGCACGCTGGCCACCCCCGAGGGTTCTCGCCCAGTCCTGCGGGTGGGCAGCGACTGGTTCCAGCCGTCCTTCGAGTTTGAGCAGGGCGACATCGACGAGCGGCTCCGCCGAACGGTAGAGGGCGGAACGCCAGCGCGCATGCGCTACCGGGTCAGGGACAAGCCCTTCTTGGTGATCGGCATCCCCATCCCAGGCCACAACGCCTCCTACTACGAGGCCACACCGCTGGATGAGATCGAAGACACACTGGGCTCTCTGGGGCTGATCCTGGCCAGCGCGGGCGGGGGTGTGACCTTGGCCTCCGCCGGGGTGGGCTTCTGGGCCAGCCGCCGTCTGCTGCGGCCGCTGGTAGACATCGGCGAGGCGGCCCAGTCCATCGCCCGGGGCGACCTCAGCACCCGGCTGGAGGCTGGGGCCGCCCGGGAGCTGGTTGCGCTCACCGACTCATTCAACGAAATGGTGGGCGCACTCCAAGACCGGATTGCCCGCGATGAGCGATTCGCTTCCGAGGTGAGCCACGAGCTGCGGTCGCCACTGATGACTCTGACCGCCTCATTGGAAGTCATGAACACCCGCCGGGCCGAACTGCCGGAGCGAGCTCGGACTGCCCTTGACCTGCTGACTGAGGACGTCGACCGCTTCGAGCACCTGGTGGAGGACTTGTTGGAGATCTCCCGATTCGATGTGGGTACCGCAGAGCTCGATCTGGACGCGTTCAACTTGCTTGAGTTCGTGGAGAATGCGGTGTCGGCCACCAGCCAAGTAGAGATTCCCATTGTCTGCGACCTGGTCACCGCTCGAACCAGAGTACGGGCCGATAAGCGGCGCTTGATGCAGGTCATCGACAACCTGTTGAGCAACGCGCAGAAATACGCCGGAGGAGCCACCAGAATCACGCTCGGCCACCAGATGAGGGAGGTAGTGATCGCGGTAGACGACTCCGGTCCCGGTGTGGCCGACGATGAGAAGGAGCACATCTTCGACCGCTTCTCCCGGGGCCGCCAGACCGTCGAGCGGGGAACCACCACCGGGGTGGGCCTGGGACTGGCGCTAGTCGCCGAGCACGTTCGGCTCCATGAAGGCCGCGTCTGGTGCGAGGATCGTCCCGACGGTCAGCCGGGAACCAGATTCGTTGTCCAACTTCCCATAGCCGTGCCATGA
- a CDS encoding response regulator transcription factor — MGTRILAIEDDERIRTAVRLALEDEGWDVLEAANGQDAFDAFSESPADVVLIDIMLPDIDGFEVCRTIRRSSDVPIIMVTARADTHDVVAGLEAGADDYLTKPFAPKELSARIRALLRRVRTTDTTMTEMRFGRLEIMPEQGVVTINGEEAHLTKTEFRLLVELASNSGKVLSREVLLERVWDLGYFGDGRLVDVHIRRLRTKIETDPANPRYVVTVRGLGYKLQA, encoded by the coding sequence GTGGGAACTCGCATCCTGGCCATTGAGGACGACGAGAGGATCCGAACTGCGGTCCGCCTTGCCCTCGAAGACGAGGGTTGGGACGTTCTGGAGGCGGCCAACGGGCAGGATGCCTTCGACGCGTTCTCGGAGTCGCCAGCCGACGTCGTCCTCATCGACATCATGCTCCCTGATATCGACGGCTTCGAGGTATGCCGCACCATTCGCCGCTCCAGCGACGTTCCCATAATCATGGTCACGGCCCGAGCCGACACCCATGATGTGGTAGCTGGCCTTGAAGCGGGGGCGGACGACTACCTGACCAAGCCCTTCGCTCCCAAAGAGCTCTCCGCCCGCATCCGCGCCCTGTTGCGCCGAGTCCGAACCACCGACACCACCATGACCGAGATGCGCTTCGGACGGCTGGAGATCATGCCCGAACAAGGGGTGGTGACCATCAACGGCGAAGAGGCCCACCTCACCAAGACGGAGTTCCGCCTTCTGGTCGAGCTGGCCAGCAACTCCGGCAAAGTGCTCAGCCGAGAAGTGCTTCTCGAGCGGGTGTGGGACCTCGGGTACTTCGGCGACGGCCGACTAGTGGACGTACACATCCGACGGCTGCGCACCAAGATCGAGACCGACCCGGCCAACCCGCGTTACGTGGTCACCGTTCGCGGCCTGGGGTACAAGCTCCAGGCTTAG
- a CDS encoding inositol monophosphatase family protein: protein MPEPEASPTPSIPAWDHLEKLAAEAAEVAASLLRAESRAELQISAKSSRTDLVTDMDVACEAAIVEFLTSRRPDDAVMGEEGTGRDGTSGVRWIIDPIDGTVNFVYGHVGFGVSVAAEADGQIVAGAVVDPVLGETFTAHRGGGARLNGRPTFVRPDGDPALALVATGFSYAHDRRPRQAEVLKELLPLIGDIRRVGGAAVDLCSVACGRVDAFFEVGLNPWDYAAGVLICEEAGAIVQDLNGGPPSSEFVFAAAPAVAETLLKLLQDAEADRL from the coding sequence GTGCCAGAACCTGAAGCATCGCCCACGCCGTCAATTCCTGCGTGGGACCATCTGGAGAAGCTGGCGGCTGAGGCCGCTGAAGTGGCGGCTTCGCTGCTGCGGGCCGAATCCAGAGCCGAGCTCCAGATTTCAGCCAAGTCGTCGCGTACCGACCTGGTGACCGACATGGACGTGGCCTGCGAGGCCGCAATTGTGGAATTCCTGACCTCCCGCCGGCCCGACGACGCAGTGATGGGCGAGGAGGGCACGGGCCGCGACGGCACCAGCGGCGTGCGCTGGATCATCGACCCCATCGACGGCACGGTGAACTTCGTCTACGGCCATGTCGGTTTCGGGGTGTCGGTGGCTGCGGAGGCCGACGGCCAGATCGTCGCCGGCGCGGTGGTCGACCCGGTATTGGGCGAGACGTTCACCGCGCACCGGGGCGGCGGTGCTCGGCTCAACGGACGGCCGACCTTTGTCCGCCCCGACGGAGACCCCGCACTGGCCCTAGTGGCCACCGGGTTCTCGTACGCTCACGACCGGCGGCCGCGCCAGGCCGAAGTGCTCAAAGAGCTGCTTCCGCTCATCGGCGACATCCGCCGAGTGGGCGGGGCCGCTGTCGATTTGTGCTCGGTGGCCTGCGGCCGGGTGGATGCCTTCTTCGAAGTGGGGCTGAATCCGTGGGACTATGCCGCGGGAGTGCTGATCTGCGAAGAGGCCGGCGCAATCGTCCAAGACCTCAACGGCGGTCCACCCAGCAGCGAGTTTGTGTTCGCTGCCGCCCCCGCGGTGGCCGAGACCCTGCTGAAACTGCTGCAAGATGCCGAAGCCGACCGACTATGA
- a CDS encoding beta-eliminating lyase-related protein has protein sequence MTNSGVVDLRSDTLTQPTEAMRQAMASAPVGDDRYGEDPTVNRLEERFAELTGKPAAVYVPSGTMGNQIALRLHGTAGSNVVVGRRQHLMSYESGAAGLNNAFQIYAVDDAGGVVDTEAAAEAAAAGSGGFWPPVSLICLENTHLSSGGLAIGSSELARAAALGPPVHLDGARLFNAAVALGTTAEDLASPATTVMSCVSKGLGAPVGSLLAGPGDLMAEARLHRRRLGGAMRQAGVIAAGGLYALNHHIDRLADDHARAQRLGEVVAERWPGARLGEAEATCGRPFTNVVAFRHSDSLGLLDHLQQAGVRAGLLAPGIVRFVAHLDVDDADIDRAVAAVASAPA, from the coding sequence GTGACAAATAGCGGCGTGGTGGACCTTAGATCGGACACGCTCACCCAGCCCACCGAGGCCATGAGGCAGGCCATGGCTTCGGCGCCGGTGGGCGACGACCGCTACGGAGAAGATCCCACGGTCAACCGCTTGGAAGAGCGGTTTGCCGAACTGACGGGCAAACCGGCTGCGGTATACGTGCCGTCGGGCACGATGGGCAACCAGATCGCCCTGCGGCTGCACGGAACGGCGGGCAGCAACGTGGTGGTGGGCCGCCGCCAGCACTTGATGTCCTACGAGAGCGGTGCGGCCGGGCTGAACAACGCCTTTCAGATCTACGCTGTTGATGACGCCGGCGGTGTGGTCGACACCGAGGCTGCCGCCGAGGCGGCGGCGGCCGGAAGCGGAGGATTTTGGCCCCCGGTGTCGCTGATCTGCCTGGAGAACACCCATCTGTCCTCCGGTGGTCTGGCCATCGGCAGCAGTGAACTGGCCAGGGCTGCCGCATTGGGGCCGCCCGTGCATCTGGACGGCGCCCGCCTGTTCAACGCCGCCGTGGCCTTGGGGACCACTGCCGAGGATTTGGCCAGCCCTGCGACCACGGTCATGTCGTGTGTATCCAAGGGGCTGGGGGCACCGGTGGGCTCGCTTCTGGCCGGGCCCGGTGATCTGATGGCTGAGGCCCGACTGCACCGGCGGAGGTTGGGCGGGGCCATGCGCCAGGCCGGGGTCATTGCCGCCGGGGGGCTGTACGCCCTGAACCATCACATCGATCGACTGGCCGACGACCACGCCCGGGCCCAGCGACTCGGCGAGGTGGTGGCTGAGCGGTGGCCGGGCGCTCGCCTGGGAGAGGCCGAGGCCACCTGCGGGCGCCCGTTCACCAACGTCGTGGCCTTCCGCCATTCGGATTCCCTCGGCCTGCTGGATCACCTGCAGCAGGCTGGAGTACGAGCCGGGCTGCTGGCACCGGGCATCGTTCGCTTCGTGGCCCATTTGGACGTGGACGACGCTGACATTGACCGAGCCGTCGCGGCCGTTGCCTCTGCTCCCGCTTAA